In Vagococcus luciliae, one genomic interval encodes:
- a CDS encoding head maturation protease, ClpP-related — protein MKEKFYQIETEGAKATLYIYGDIVDDSLEYSNEVSANDIKNELLGLRDIKEIEVRLQSYGGSVFSGVAIYNMLKTHKAFITVHIDGVACSIATVIAMAGDKVIMPQNSMMMIHNPMIGASYGNASELRKMADDLDKIRESSVSAYLNKSGGKINRNELIDLLDKETWLSADECYRYGFCDEVVQSVELVAKFKESKVVNELKNNPIKLMEQKEENNMVMKLNEKSEDIKNKMMEFINEHKDIPETKLIEEYPYYKELKEKYENKLEDEQLWEKEKERELEQKGMINIKNKEEQHFYHNGEKVQILAPEQKYFTNQSGYERKQFSNMSIGKLVKGMATGKWQGAEKEQEVVAANRDGSGGVLIPAPLSNELINMVRAQSVLMTAGARTVPMESSTLVFAKQVGDIQPHWKAEGEKINETDADFVPVKFEAKTLVGMSDITIELLEDALNIDEIVTQSIVNSLALELDRAGLLGAGTEVEPLGIYNRDGIQKQKVGKSLDSYKDFSQAVTSILSANGTPNGVIYSPRTYGELDALVDASGQPLNAPKSYDNLTHKLTTTQVPNDLGDKKDGSFAIVGDFTKLWYGVRTGVTLEVTRVGGDAFSNLKFKIRAYLRADVQTIHEPHFVILDDIK, from the coding sequence ATGAAAGAAAAATTTTATCAGATAGAAACTGAGGGAGCAAAAGCCACGCTATACATATATGGAGATATTGTTGATGATAGTCTCGAATATAGTAACGAGGTTAGTGCAAATGATATAAAAAATGAGTTGTTAGGACTTAGGGATATTAAAGAAATAGAGGTAAGGCTCCAAAGTTATGGAGGTAGCGTGTTTAGTGGTGTAGCAATATACAATATGCTAAAAACTCATAAAGCCTTTATAACAGTTCATATAGATGGTGTAGCTTGCAGTATAGCCACAGTTATAGCAATGGCAGGGGATAAGGTTATCATGCCACAAAATAGCATGATGATGATACATAATCCAATGATAGGTGCATCTTATGGAAATGCTAGTGAGTTGAGAAAGATGGCAGATGATTTGGATAAAATAAGAGAAAGCTCTGTATCTGCTTATTTAAATAAATCAGGAGGAAAAATTAATCGTAATGAGTTGATAGATTTGTTAGATAAGGAAACGTGGTTGTCTGCTGATGAATGTTATAGATATGGTTTTTGTGATGAAGTTGTTCAAAGTGTTGAATTAGTAGCAAAATTTAAAGAATCAAAAGTAGTTAATGAATTAAAAAATAATCCAATAAAATTAATGGAACAGAAAGAGGAAAATAATATGGTAATGAAATTGAATGAAAAAAGTGAAGATATCAAAAATAAGATGATGGAATTTATTAATGAGCACAAAGATATTCCTGAAACAAAATTGATAGAAGAATATCCTTATTATAAAGAATTAAAGGAAAAATATGAGAATAAACTGGAAGATGAACAATTATGGGAAAAAGAAAAAGAAAGAGAGTTGGAACAAAAAGGTATGATCAATATTAAAAATAAAGAAGAACAACATTTTTATCATAATGGCGAGAAAGTACAAATATTAGCACCTGAACAAAAATATTTTACTAATCAAAGTGGATATGAAAGAAAACAATTTTCTAATATGAGCATCGGTAAACTGGTTAAAGGTATGGCGACTGGTAAATGGCAAGGGGCAGAAAAAGAACAAGAGGTAGTTGCTGCTAATCGAGATGGTAGTGGAGGTGTATTAATTCCAGCTCCTTTATCTAATGAGTTAATTAATATGGTTCGTGCACAATCTGTATTAATGACTGCAGGAGCAAGAACAGTACCGATGGAATCATCTACTCTTGTATTTGCTAAACAAGTGGGAGATATTCAACCACATTGGAAAGCAGAGGGAGAAAAGATTAATGAGACTGATGCCGACTTTGTTCCAGTTAAATTTGAAGCAAAAACTTTAGTTGGTATGTCTGATATAACTATTGAGTTATTAGAAGATGCATTGAACATTGATGAGATTGTTACTCAAAGTATCGTAAACTCATTAGCATTAGAATTAGATAGAGCAGGTCTGCTAGGAGCAGGGACAGAAGTAGAGCCTTTAGGAATCTATAATCGAGACGGTATTCAAAAACAAAAAGTAGGAAAATCATTAGATAGCTATAAAGACTTTAGTCAAGCAGTAACATCAATTCTATCTGCTAATGGTACACCAAATGGAGTTATCTATTCACCTAGAACTTATGGCGAGTTAGATGCGTTAGTAGATGCTAGTGGGCAACCTTTAAACGCTCCTAAGAGTTATGATAATTTAACTCATAAATTGACCACTACACAAGTACCAAATGATTTAGGAGATAAAAAAGATGGAAGTTTTGCCATTGTGGGCGACTTTACTAAGTTATGGTACGGAGTTAGAACAGGAGTAACTTTAGAAGTAACTAGAGTGGGTGGAGATGCATTCAGTAACCTTAAATTTAAGATTAGAGCGTATTTACGTGCAGATGTACAAACAATTCATGAACCGCACTTTGTTATCTTAGATGATATTAAATAG
- the rsmG gene encoding 16S rRNA (guanine(527)-N(7))-methyltransferase RsmG → MTPEEFKKSLEKQGIVLSDKQMNQFELYFKRLVEWNEKINLTAIVDKKEVYLKHFYDSLTLAFERDMTKEEVTLCDVGSGAGFPSIPLKIVFPNMTISIVDSLNKRIKFLTELTTELGLDNVNLYHSRAEDFGQNKLYRESFDLVTARAVARLNVLAELCLPLVKQGGQFLAMKAAKSEEELLEAKKAIATLGGKVVSEHEVSLPITEDERFIIEIDKKKVTPNKYPRKAGLPNKKPLI, encoded by the coding sequence ATGACACCAGAAGAGTTTAAAAAGAGTTTGGAAAAACAGGGTATCGTGTTGAGTGATAAACAAATGAATCAGTTTGAATTGTATTTTAAACGCCTTGTTGAATGGAACGAAAAAATAAATCTAACCGCAATTGTAGACAAAAAAGAAGTGTACTTAAAACACTTTTATGACTCATTAACGTTAGCGTTTGAACGTGATATGACAAAAGAGGAAGTAACTTTATGTGATGTCGGATCGGGTGCAGGGTTTCCAAGTATTCCTTTGAAAATTGTTTTCCCTAATATGACTATTTCGATTGTTGATTCGTTGAATAAACGTATTAAATTTTTAACGGAATTAACAACAGAATTGGGGTTAGATAATGTTAATTTGTATCATTCAAGAGCGGAAGACTTTGGACAAAATAAATTATATCGAGAGTCTTTTGACTTAGTGACAGCTCGAGCTGTTGCAAGATTGAATGTGTTGGCAGAGTTGTGTTTACCTTTAGTTAAACAAGGTGGACAATTTTTAGCAATGAAAGCAGCTAAGAGTGAAGAAGAATTATTAGAAGCTAAAAAAGCAATAGCAACACTAGGTGGTAAAGTTGTATCAGAACATGAGGTTAGTTTACCTATAACAGAAGATGAACGCTTTATTATTGAAATAGATAAAAAGAAAGTCACACCAAATAAATATCCTCGTAAAGCCGGATTACCTAATAAAAAACCATTAATATAA
- a CDS encoding ParA family protein: MARIIAVANQKGGVGKTTTTVNLGACLAYSGKKVLLVDMDAQGNATSGIGIRKADVSQDIYDVLVNEVPIKEVIQPTNREGMDIAPATIQLSGAEIELTSMMARESRLKLALQEVEDTYDYVLIDCPPSLGHLTINSFTSSDSILIPVQCEYYALEGLSQLLNTIRLVQKHFNPDLRIEGVLLTMYDARTNLGSEVVEEVRTYFRERVYDTIIPRNVRLSEAPSHGKAIIDYDPKSRGAEVYQALAKEVMNREQAE; encoded by the coding sequence ATGGCTAGGATTATTGCCGTAGCAAATCAAAAAGGTGGCGTAGGAAAAACGACCACAACAGTTAATCTAGGAGCGTGCTTAGCATACTCAGGTAAAAAAGTATTATTAGTTGATATGGATGCACAGGGAAATGCTACAAGTGGTATCGGCATTAGAAAAGCAGATGTATCCCAAGATATTTATGATGTGTTAGTGAATGAAGTTCCTATTAAGGAAGTCATTCAACCAACTAATCGAGAAGGAATGGATATTGCTCCAGCAACGATTCAATTATCGGGAGCAGAAATTGAATTAACGTCTATGATGGCAAGAGAGTCACGTTTAAAATTAGCGTTGCAAGAAGTAGAAGACACTTATGATTACGTTTTAATTGATTGCCCACCATCATTAGGACATTTAACGATTAATTCATTTACTTCCAGTGATTCTATTTTAATTCCCGTGCAATGTGAATATTATGCATTAGAAGGTCTTAGCCAACTATTAAATACTATTCGATTAGTACAAAAACACTTTAATCCAGATTTGCGAATTGAAGGAGTTTTATTAACGATGTATGATGCCAGAACCAATTTAGGCTCAGAAGTAGTAGAAGAGGTTAGAACTTATTTTAGAGAACGTGTATATGATACTATTATTCCAAGAAATGTTAGGCTGTCTGAAGCACCAAGCCATGGGAAAGCGATTATTGATTACGATCCAAAATCAAGAGGTGCAGAAGTGTATCAAGCATTAGCAAAGGAAGTGATGAATCGTGAGCAAGCAGAATAA
- a CDS encoding ParB/RepB/Spo0J family partition protein, producing the protein MSKQNKGLGRGIDALFQDLSTIEEVDIQSEAVQDIPLAELRPNPYQPRKTFDEKALEELASSIKQSGVFQPIIVRKSSVKGYEIIAGERRFRASKLAGKETIPAIIREFDEERMMQIAVLENLQREDLNPLEEAEAYEMLMKNLDLTQVELSEKLGKSRPYIANYLRLLTLPKVVKELVQKESLSMGQARTLLGLKKKEDILVVANRAIKEGLTVRQLEQIVTQMNDIPKKELVKKKEQQPKPYYIRESEERLMDKFGTSVHIQEKEGKGKIEIEYLSSSDLTRILDLLDIEFD; encoded by the coding sequence GTGAGCAAGCAGAATAAAGGATTGGGACGAGGAATTGATGCATTATTCCAAGATTTATCGACAATTGAAGAAGTAGATATTCAGTCAGAGGCTGTTCAAGATATTCCGTTAGCAGAATTAAGACCTAATCCTTATCAACCACGTAAAACATTTGATGAAAAAGCTCTAGAAGAGTTAGCTTCATCGATTAAACAGTCTGGTGTATTTCAGCCAATTATTGTGAGAAAATCATCAGTAAAGGGTTATGAAATTATTGCGGGAGAACGTCGTTTTAGAGCGTCTAAATTAGCAGGAAAAGAAACGATACCTGCCATTATTCGTGAGTTTGATGAAGAACGAATGATGCAGATTGCCGTATTAGAAAACTTACAACGTGAAGATTTAAATCCTCTTGAAGAAGCAGAAGCATATGAGATGTTGATGAAAAATTTGGATTTAACACAGGTAGAACTGTCTGAAAAATTAGGTAAGAGTCGTCCATATATCGCAAATTATCTACGTTTATTGACATTACCGAAAGTAGTTAAAGAATTAGTACAAAAAGAGTCACTTTCAATGGGACAGGCGAGAACATTACTTGGATTGAAGAAAAAAGAAGATATTTTAGTCGTAGCCAATCGCGCGATTAAAGAGGGGCTCACAGTCCGACAATTAGAACAAATTGTCACACAAATGAATGATATTCCTAAAAAAGAGCTTGTTAAAAAGAAAGAGCAGCAACCGAAGCCATATTATATCCGTGAAAGTGAAGAGCGGTTAATGGATAAGTTTGGCACAAGTGTTCATATCCAAGAAAAAGAAGGCAAGGGAAAAATAGAAATCGAATATCTTTCTTCTTCAGATTTAACACGTATTTTAGATTTATTAGATATTGAATTTGATTAA
- a CDS encoding DUF951 domain-containing protein: MYDLGYIVEMKKPHACQTNRWEIIRMGMDIKIRCLNCQHIVMMPRREFDKKMKKVLVKKED; encoded by the coding sequence ATGTACGATTTAGGCTATATAGTCGAAATGAAAAAACCACATGCGTGTCAAACAAATCGTTGGGAGATTATTCGTATGGGAATGGATATCAAAATTAGATGCTTAAACTGTCAGCATATTGTGATGATGCCCCGACGTGAATTTGATAAGAAGATGAAAAAGGTATTAGTGAAAAAAGAAGATTAA
- the ychF gene encoding redox-regulated ATPase YchF: MSLTAGIVGLPNVGKSTLFNAITKAGAEAANYPFATIDPNVGMVEVPDYRLEELTKLVKPKKTVPATFEFTDIAGIVRGASKGEGLGNKFLSHIRQVDAICHVVRCFDDDNITHVEGRVDPLADIDTINLELVLADLESVDKRFARVSKIAKTKDKEAVAELAVLEKIKPVLEEGKSARSIEFTDEELPIVKGLFLLTTKPVLYVANVAEDEIADTENNDYVKKVKEFAATENAEVITVCARAEEEIAELDEDDKKDFLEALGIEESGLDKLIRAAYHLLGLATYFTAGEQEVRAWTFKVGMKAPECAGIIHTDFERGFIRAETVSYTDLKEYGSMHAAKEAGRVRLEGKDYVVQDGDVMLFRFNV; encoded by the coding sequence ATGTCATTAACGGCAGGAATTGTTGGATTGCCAAACGTTGGGAAATCAACTTTATTTAATGCAATAACAAAAGCAGGTGCAGAAGCTGCAAATTATCCTTTTGCAACAATCGATCCAAATGTAGGAATGGTAGAAGTACCAGATTATCGATTGGAAGAATTAACAAAACTAGTTAAACCGAAAAAAACAGTTCCAGCGACATTTGAATTTACTGATATTGCGGGAATTGTTCGTGGAGCTAGTAAGGGCGAGGGACTTGGAAATAAGTTTTTAAGTCACATTCGACAAGTAGATGCGATTTGCCATGTTGTTCGTTGTTTTGATGATGATAATATCACTCACGTTGAAGGGCGTGTGGATCCGTTAGCAGATATTGATACCATTAATTTAGAACTTGTGTTAGCAGATTTAGAGTCAGTTGATAAACGTTTTGCACGTGTATCAAAAATTGCTAAAACAAAAGATAAGGAAGCTGTCGCGGAATTAGCAGTATTGGAAAAAATTAAGCCTGTTTTAGAAGAAGGTAAATCAGCCAGATCGATTGAATTCACTGATGAAGAACTTCCTATTGTTAAAGGATTATTTTTATTAACAACAAAACCTGTACTGTATGTTGCAAACGTAGCGGAAGATGAAATAGCAGATACAGAAAATAATGACTATGTCAAAAAAGTAAAAGAATTCGCAGCAACTGAAAATGCTGAAGTCATTACTGTATGTGCTAGAGCAGAAGAAGAAATAGCAGAGCTTGATGAAGATGATAAAAAAGATTTCCTTGAAGCGTTAGGCATTGAAGAATCTGGTTTAGATAAATTAATTCGTGCAGCATATCATTTACTAGGGCTAGCTACTTATTTTACAGCTGGTGAACAAGAAGTGCGAGCTTGGACATTTAAGGTGGGGATGAAAGCACCAGAATGTGCTGGTATTATTCATACTGATTTTGAACGAGGATTTATTCGCGCGGAAACAGTTTCTTACACTGATTTAAAAGAATACGGAAGCATGCATGCAGCTAAAGAAGCTGGTCGTGTGCGTTTAGAAGGAAAGGATTACGTTGTTCAAGATGGTGATGTAATGCTCTTCCGTTTTAATGTTTAA
- a CDS encoding DUF1129 domain-containing protein, translating into MTELTNEELQQKVAENRELEKQLTKKNNQFMFDLNKLLDDGVVIDERQKIEALNTMLKALVEGQKTGITAKQLYGTPTEAVVFVTTKPATPPKTNFASMWLDNSLLLFTFLAVMTGVLTMISKTPQPTQGILSIIIGAMSGGLSFYLIYRYIYIYDMPGADKSKRPGVWKTGGIMALCFIPWLMIFSLSAFIPRAINPSLDPVITIVLGAAAFGVRYLLKKKYNIQGSLFLRP; encoded by the coding sequence ATGACTGAGTTAACAAATGAAGAGTTACAACAAAAAGTCGCAGAAAATCGTGAGTTAGAAAAACAATTAACAAAAAAAAATAATCAATTTATGTTTGATTTAAATAAATTATTAGATGATGGTGTAGTGATTGATGAACGTCAAAAAATAGAAGCCTTGAACACCATGTTAAAAGCATTAGTTGAGGGACAAAAAACAGGAATAACTGCTAAACAATTATATGGGACACCAACGGAAGCTGTCGTGTTTGTTACCACAAAACCAGCAACGCCACCGAAAACTAATTTTGCTTCGATGTGGCTAGATAATAGTTTATTGTTGTTTACATTTTTAGCTGTTATGACCGGTGTATTAACGATGATTTCTAAAACACCGCAACCAACTCAAGGTATCTTGAGCATTATTATTGGTGCCATGTCAGGTGGTTTATCGTTTTATCTTATCTACCGTTATATTTATATTTACGATATGCCTGGTGCGGATAAAAGTAAACGTCCTGGGGTTTGGAAAACAGGTGGAATCATGGCACTATGTTTTATTCCGTGGTTAATGATCTTTTCACTTTCGGCATTTATTCCAAGAGCAATCAACCCATCTCTTGATCCTGTTATTACAATTGTACTAGGTGCAGCAGCATTTGGTGTTCGCTATTTATTAAAGAAAAAATATAATATTCAAGGAAGTTTATTTTTACGTCCTTAA
- the guaB gene encoding IMP dehydrogenase, with product MSNWETKFSKKGYTFDDVLLIPAESHVLPNDVDLSVELSSKIKLNIPIMSASMDTVTDSKMAIAMARQGGLGVIHKNMSVEQQKDEVRKVKRSESGVIIDPFFLTPEHKVSDAEHLMAKYRISGVPIVDTLENRILVGILTNRDLRFVTDYNLMIRDVMTKEGLVTAPVGTSLKDAENILQQHKIEKLPIVDAKGRLSGLITIKDIEKVIEFPNAAKDEHGRLLVAAAVGVTSDTFERAGALIEAGVDALVIDTAHGHSAGVIRKIKEIRDAFPDVTLIAGNVATAEATRALYDVGVDVVKVGIGPGSICTTRVVAGVGVPQLTAIYDAAGVAREYGRTIIADGGIKYSGDIVKALAAGGYVVMLGSMLAGTDESPGEFEIFQGRRFKTYRGMGSLGAMEKGSSDRYFQSSVNEANKLVPEGIEGRVAYKGSVQDIIFQMLGGLRAGMGYVGAGNLKELRDNAQFVEMSGAGLRESHPHDVQITKEAPNYSIS from the coding sequence ATGTCAAATTGGGAAACTAAATTTTCAAAAAAAGGGTATACATTTGATGATGTTCTATTAATTCCAGCAGAAAGTCATGTATTACCAAACGATGTCGATTTAAGTGTTGAATTATCATCTAAGATTAAGTTGAATATTCCAATTATGAGTGCCAGTATGGATACTGTGACAGACAGTAAAATGGCTATTGCTATGGCTAGACAAGGTGGTCTAGGTGTTATCCATAAAAATATGAGTGTGGAACAACAAAAAGATGAAGTACGCAAAGTAAAACGTTCTGAAAGTGGTGTGATTATTGATCCATTCTTTTTAACTCCAGAACATAAAGTAAGTGATGCAGAACATTTAATGGCTAAATATCGTATTAGTGGTGTACCCATTGTTGATACATTAGAAAATAGAATATTAGTTGGTATTTTAACAAACCGTGACTTACGTTTTGTGACGGATTATAATTTAATGATTAGGGATGTTATGACTAAAGAGGGACTAGTCACAGCGCCAGTTGGAACGTCTTTAAAAGATGCAGAAAATATTTTACAACAACATAAAATTGAAAAATTACCTATCGTGGATGCTAAAGGACGTTTGAGTGGCTTAATTACGATTAAAGACATTGAAAAAGTGATTGAATTTCCTAATGCCGCAAAAGATGAGCATGGTCGTTTATTAGTTGCTGCAGCTGTTGGTGTAACAAGTGATACATTTGAACGTGCTGGCGCTTTAATTGAAGCAGGCGTTGATGCGTTAGTTATTGATACTGCTCATGGACATAGTGCGGGGGTAATCCGTAAAATTAAAGAAATTCGTGATGCTTTTCCAGATGTGACATTAATTGCAGGAAACGTTGCGACTGCTGAAGCAACACGTGCATTATATGACGTTGGTGTAGATGTTGTAAAAGTCGGAATTGGACCAGGTTCAATTTGTACAACACGTGTTGTTGCAGGTGTTGGTGTCCCACAATTAACAGCTATTTACGATGCAGCAGGTGTCGCTCGTGAATATGGTCGTACAATCATCGCTGATGGTGGTATTAAGTACTCTGGAGATATCGTAAAAGCATTAGCTGCTGGTGGATATGTTGTTATGTTAGGTTCAATGTTAGCTGGAACAGATGAATCTCCTGGTGAATTTGAAATTTTCCAAGGTCGTCGTTTTAAAACATATCGTGGAATGGGTTCTTTAGGAGCTATGGAAAAAGGATCAAGTGATCGTTATTTCCAAAGTTCTGTCAATGAAGCAAATAAATTAGTTCCAGAAGGCATTGAAGGTCGTGTCGCCTACAAAGGTAGTGTTCAAGATATTATTTTCCAAATGCTAGGTGGTTTGCGTGCTGGAATGGGATACGTAGGTGCAGGAAACTTAAAAGAGTTAAGAGATAATGCGCAATTTGTTGAAATGAGTGGTGCTGGTTTAAGAGAATCTCATCCTCATGATGTTCAAATTACTAAAGAAGCACCAAACTATTCAATTTCATAA
- a CDS encoding L-lactate dehydrogenase, with amino-acid sequence MSKVGIIGLGHVGSDIAYTLCTKGQVDELVLIDKNKEKVIAEYLELTDSMMMTEVKTTILLNEYRHLNDADIIVISVGSQSIDNEDRVSELNDNKQAVKEIIPQVVSSGFKGIFLVITNPCDVITTLVHRESGFPAYRVIGTGTSLDTNRMKRIVGEKLGVSGQSINGYVLGEHGESQFVAWSTVMVGTQKLLDVVSLSEDELEEMKEATRLGGWEIHQRKSWTSYGIASTTSRLIQSILKDEKKIYPLSIYQEKDNIHIGYPAVLGKRGIVKALSLDLTKKEDLLFRQSVEQVTQYLEQ; translated from the coding sequence TTGAGTAAAGTTGGAATTATTGGATTAGGGCACGTTGGATCAGATATTGCTTATACCTTATGTACAAAAGGTCAAGTAGATGAATTAGTGTTAATTGATAAAAACAAAGAAAAAGTAATAGCAGAATATTTAGAACTCACAGATAGCATGATGATGACAGAGGTAAAAACAACTATTTTGTTAAATGAGTATCGCCATTTAAATGATGCGGATATTATAGTCATTAGCGTAGGAAGTCAGTCTATTGATAACGAAGATAGGGTGTCGGAATTAAACGATAATAAGCAAGCAGTAAAAGAGATTATCCCACAAGTTGTTTCTAGTGGATTTAAAGGAATATTCTTAGTGATTACTAATCCTTGTGATGTGATTACAACTCTTGTTCACCGAGAAAGTGGTTTTCCAGCATATCGAGTGATTGGAACCGGTACGAGTTTAGATACTAATCGTATGAAACGTATTGTTGGGGAAAAATTAGGTGTTTCTGGTCAATCTATCAATGGTTATGTGTTAGGTGAACATGGAGAAAGTCAGTTTGTCGCATGGTCTACAGTGATGGTAGGCACACAAAAATTATTAGATGTTGTGTCATTATCAGAAGACGAATTAGAAGAAATGAAAGAGGCTACTCGTTTAGGGGGATGGGAAATCCATCAACGTAAAAGTTGGACAAGTTATGGGATAGCTTCAACTACATCTAGGTTGATTCAATCTATTTTAAAAGATGAAAAAAAGATTTATCCTTTGTCGATTTATCAAGAAAAAGATAATATTCATATAGGCTATCCCGCAGTTTTAGGTAAACGAGGTATTGTTAAAGCACTATCTTTAGACTTAACGAAAAAAGAAGACCTATTATTTAGACAATCTGTTGAGCAAGTAACACAATATCTTGAACAATAA
- the serS gene encoding serine--tRNA ligase, whose translation MLDLKFIRQNTELVKEKLMTRGVDGEKIDEFIHLDQERRDNLVKVETLKKHRNDVSQDIAKLKREKQNADDKIQEMKQVGEDIKVLDENINAIDEKLEYIAHTLPNLPAEGVPVGEDEEENIELRKWDTPRQFDFEPKPHWEVAEELDILDFERGAKVSGSRFLFYKGAGARLERAVYNLMLDTHIYEHGYTEMIPPYIVNDKSMFGTGQFPKFKEDVFQLENSNYTLIPTAEVPLTNYYRDEILDNDALPVYFTALSPAFRSEAGSAGRDTRGLIRLHQFNKVEMVKFSKPETSYEELEKMTNNAEAILQKLNLPYRVIVLCTGDMGFSAAKTYDIEVWIPAQETYREISSCSNCEDFQARRAKIRYRDEEEKVQYVHTLNGSGLAVGRTVAAILENYQNEDGSVTIPEALVPYMGGMTKITK comes from the coding sequence ATGTTAGATTTAAAATTTATACGTCAAAATACTGAATTAGTTAAGGAAAAACTCATGACTCGCGGAGTAGATGGAGAAAAAATTGATGAATTTATCCATTTAGATCAAGAGCGTCGTGATAATTTAGTAAAAGTTGAAACACTTAAAAAACATCGTAACGATGTGTCTCAAGACATTGCAAAATTAAAAAGAGAAAAACAAAATGCTGATGATAAAATTCAAGAAATGAAACAAGTCGGAGAGGATATCAAAGTTTTAGATGAAAACATCAATGCGATTGATGAAAAGTTAGAATATATTGCTCATACACTTCCTAACCTTCCTGCTGAAGGTGTTCCTGTTGGGGAAGATGAAGAAGAAAATATTGAATTAAGAAAATGGGATACTCCTAGACAATTTGATTTTGAACCAAAACCGCATTGGGAAGTAGCGGAAGAATTAGATATTCTTGATTTTGAACGTGGGGCTAAAGTATCTGGTAGCCGTTTCCTTTTCTATAAAGGTGCTGGCGCTAGACTAGAACGCGCAGTATATAATTTAATGTTAGATACTCATATCTATGAACATGGTTACACAGAAATGATTCCACCATATATCGTGAATGACAAATCTATGTTTGGTACAGGACAATTTCCTAAATTTAAAGAAGATGTTTTCCAACTAGAAAATTCAAACTATACATTAATCCCCACGGCTGAAGTGCCATTAACAAACTATTATCGTGACGAGATTTTAGATAATGATGCCCTACCTGTTTACTTTACTGCTTTAAGTCCAGCATTTCGTTCTGAAGCTGGAAGTGCCGGGAGAGATACTCGTGGATTAATTAGATTACATCAATTTAATAAAGTAGAGATGGTTAAATTTAGTAAACCGGAAACATCTTATGAAGAATTAGAAAAAATGACCAATAATGCTGAAGCCATTCTACAAAAATTAAACTTACCATATCGTGTCATTGTATTATGTACTGGTGACATGGGATTCTCAGCTGCGAAAACATATGATATTGAAGTTTGGATTCCAGCTCAAGAAACCTATCGTGAAATCAGCTCTTGTTCTAATTGTGAAGATTTCCAAGCTAGACGTGCAAAAATTCGTTACAGAGATGAGGAAGAAAAAGTTCAATACGTCCATACTCTAAATGGTTCTGGTTTGGCTGTTGGTCGTACCGTTGCAGCTATTTTAGAGAATTATCAAAATGAAGATGGCAGTGTAACAATACCTGAAGCTCTTGTTCCTTACATGGGCGGAATGACTAAAATTACAAAATAA
- a CDS encoding MazG-like family protein, which produces MDLIRLINLAKKEPKSLEEMGLKLSEETGEVAEAILKYNKSSGSQYKCGTLDDLKEECADTLLVALSLYFQLEDSSIDELNNIINIKADKWEKHMQVKD; this is translated from the coding sequence ATGGATTTAATACGTTTAATTAATTTAGCAAAAAAAGAACCAAAATCTCTTGAAGAAATGGGTTTAAAATTATCAGAAGAAACTGGAGAAGTAGCTGAAGCCATTTTAAAATATAACAAATCCAGTGGAAGTCAATACAAATGTGGTACGTTAGATGATTTGAAGGAAGAGTGTGCGGATACTTTACTTGTGGCTCTTTCCTTATATTTTCAACTAGAAGATAGTTCTATAGATGAACTAAACAATATCATTAATATAAAAGCTGACAAATGGGAAAAGCATATGCAAGTCAAAGATTAG